A genome region from Salvia splendens isolate huo1 chromosome 19, SspV2, whole genome shotgun sequence includes the following:
- the LOC121779653 gene encoding UMP-CMP kinase-like isoform X2 — protein sequence MWRRVVSLPPLLSSSNSRRLNQVQVAYGFNASQVFSTQAEEGVSGARRKPFVTFVLGGPGSGKGTQCTRIVNTFGFTHLNVGDLLRKEIYSDSENGSMILDTIKEGKIVSSEVTVKLIKNSIEANENSRILVDGFPRSEENRIAYERVVGVEPDIVLFFDCPKEEMVKRVLNRNEGRIDDNIDTVKERLTMFSELNLPVIKHYSKKGKLHKIDGTGTEDEIFERVLPIFAALR from the exons ATGTGGAGGCGCGTCGTGTCTCTGCCGCCGCTGCTTTCTTCGTCTAACTCGCGCCGCCTAAATCAG GTGCAGGTGGCCTATGGATTCAATGCTTCCCAAGTTTTTTCTACTCAG GCAGAAGAAGGAGTCTCTGGTGCAAGAAGGAAACCATTTGTAACATTTGTCTTGG GCGGCCCAGGGAGTGGGAAAGGCACCCAATGTACAAGGATTGTTAATACCTTCGGGTTTACCCACTTGAACGTTGGGGACCTGTTGAGGAAAGAAATCTATTCTGATAGTGAAAATGG TTCCATGATTCTTGATACAATCAAGGAAGGTAAAATTGTTTCCTCAGAAGTGACCGTTAAACTGATAAAAAATTCCATCGAAGCAAATGAAAACAGTAGAATTCTTGTTGATGGCTTTCCAAGAAGTGAAGAGAATCGAATAGCTTATGAGCGAGTT GTTGGGGTTGAACCGGACATTGTGCTTTTCTTCGATTGTCCTAAAGAAGAAATGGTGAAACGCGTACTAAATCGCAACGAG GGGCGAATTGATGATAATATTGATACAGTCAAGGAAAGGTTAACCATGTTTTCAGAACTCAACCTTCCCGTGATCAAGCATTACTCCAAGAAAGGGAAACTTCACAAG ATTGATGGTACGGGAACAGAAGATGAAATATTTGAAAGGGTTCTCCCCATTTTTGCTGCATTGAG GTGA
- the LOC121779653 gene encoding UMP-CMP kinase-like isoform X1 has product MWRRVVSLPPLLSSSNSRRLNQVQVAYGFNASQVFSTQVLNPAEEGVSGARRKPFVTFVLGGPGSGKGTQCTRIVNTFGFTHLNVGDLLRKEIYSDSENGSMILDTIKEGKIVSSEVTVKLIKNSIEANENSRILVDGFPRSEENRIAYERVVGVEPDIVLFFDCPKEEMVKRVLNRNEGRIDDNIDTVKERLTMFSELNLPVIKHYSKKGKLHKIDGTGTEDEIFERVLPIFAALR; this is encoded by the exons ATGTGGAGGCGCGTCGTGTCTCTGCCGCCGCTGCTTTCTTCGTCTAACTCGCGCCGCCTAAATCAG GTGCAGGTGGCCTATGGATTCAATGCTTCCCAAGTTTTTTCTACTCAGGTTCTGAATCCG GCAGAAGAAGGAGTCTCTGGTGCAAGAAGGAAACCATTTGTAACATTTGTCTTGG GCGGCCCAGGGAGTGGGAAAGGCACCCAATGTACAAGGATTGTTAATACCTTCGGGTTTACCCACTTGAACGTTGGGGACCTGTTGAGGAAAGAAATCTATTCTGATAGTGAAAATGG TTCCATGATTCTTGATACAATCAAGGAAGGTAAAATTGTTTCCTCAGAAGTGACCGTTAAACTGATAAAAAATTCCATCGAAGCAAATGAAAACAGTAGAATTCTTGTTGATGGCTTTCCAAGAAGTGAAGAGAATCGAATAGCTTATGAGCGAGTT GTTGGGGTTGAACCGGACATTGTGCTTTTCTTCGATTGTCCTAAAGAAGAAATGGTGAAACGCGTACTAAATCGCAACGAG GGGCGAATTGATGATAATATTGATACAGTCAAGGAAAGGTTAACCATGTTTTCAGAACTCAACCTTCCCGTGATCAAGCATTACTCCAAGAAAGGGAAACTTCACAAG ATTGATGGTACGGGAACAGAAGATGAAATATTTGAAAGGGTTCTCCCCATTTTTGCTGCATTGAG GTGA
- the LOC121779652 gene encoding mitochondrial intermediate peptidase, mitochondrial-like: protein MLRLLSCKPAAYFSLGRRFQHSATAPLLKETGLYGFDHLKTAKGFQRMVDDAVERSNELVNYIAGMPPAPEIIKAMDEISDAVCTVIDSAELCRHTHPDREFVREANEASLRLNEYLHYLNSNPSLYNAIVRAEQNHHLLTEEALRAARHLRTDLEKGGIHLCPEKLDRVNQLNIDILQLCREFNENIITDPGHVDIFPASRIPKQLHHLTKAVYRPSSFSPTTIVGTGSNIKEKGLRLTTEPNRLCSILQLVSDNEVRKLAYIAGNSAPRANLVVLDKLLSARHELSEVLGYKTYSEFALKGNMASSPEVVVSFLHDLSKMVRPKAEEEFKKILDFKRGRIGQSVEDLEPWDEAYFTRMMKSNAHDLDYSTVASFFSLPQCIEGLKFLSESLFGLKFREIPLCPGESWHPDVLKLSIHHPDEGDLGCLYLDLKSRKGKHPICAHFAIKGGRKISDTDYQIPVVALVCNFSGSNFQSVRLHHSDVETLFHEFGHALHSLLSRTDYQHFSGTRVALDFAETPSNILEYYAWDYRFLRTFSKHYSTGDPIPENMVKSLLGAKNMFAATELQRQVFYALVDQELHTQLPSSPKDSISVVADLKREHMSWGYVEGTCWHTRFSHLVSYGAGYYSYLFAKCFAATIWQKVLHEDPLSPDAGSALRFKLLQHGGAKDPAIILNDLVGESSAIRNQNGGLIPDITSLAEELTLFN from the exons ATGCTGCGCCTCCTAAGCTGCAAGCCTGCGGCGTATTTTAGCCTCGGCCGCCGCTTCCAACATTCAGCTACCGCCCCGCTACTGAAGGAAACCGGCCTCTATGGATTCGACCACTTGAAAACCGCCAAAGGCTTCCAACGCATGGTCGACGACGCCGTTGAGCG GTCTAATGAACTTGTTAATTATATCGCTGGAATGCCTCCAGCTCCTGAAATCATCAAAGCAATGGATGAAATATCTGATGCG GTTTGCACAGTGATAGACTCTGCAGAATTGTGTAGGCATACTCATCCAGATAG GGAATTTGTTCGGGAGGCAAACGAGGCATCTCTGCGTTTAAATGAATATCTACAT TATCTTAACTCGAATCCTAGTTTATACAATGCAATTGTAAGAGCTGAACAAAATCATCACTTGCTTACTGAAGAGGCTCTAAGGGCTGCCCGTCATCTACGCACTGACTTAGAGAAGGGTGGAATTCACCTCTGCCCTG AAAAATTGGATCGAGTTAATCAGCTTAATATCGACATACTCCAACTTTGCAGAGA GTTCAATGAAAATATCATCACTGACCCAGGTCATGTTGATATATTTCCTGCTTCACGTATCCCAAAGCAGTTACACCATCTTACTAAGGCCGTATATCGCCCTTCTTCGTTTTCACCAACGACAATAGTAGGAACAGGCTCTAATATTAAAGAGAAAGGACTGCGTCTGACGACAGAACCTAACCGTCTGTGTTCGATTTTGCAGCTGGTATCTGACAATGAG GTTAGGAAACTCGCATACATTGCTGGAAATTCTGCACCACGTGCAAACCTTGTGGTTCTCGATAAGCTTCTTTCAGCACGTCATGAGCTTTCTGAG GTCTTGGGTTATAAAACTTATTCTGAATTTGCTCTGAAAGGGAATATGGCTTCATCACCTGAAGTTGTTGTATCTTTTCTGCATGACTTGAGTAAAATGGTCAGGCCCAAGGCTGAGGAG GAGTTTAAGAAGATTTTGGATTTTAAGAGGGGAAGAATAGGACAATCTGTTGAAGACTTGGAGCCATGGGATGAGGCATATTTCACAAGAATGATGAAGTCCAATGCTCACGATCTGGATTACTCA ACTGTTgcatcttttttttctttgccACAATGTATTGAGGGGTTAAAATTTCTGTCTGAGTCACTATTTGGTTTGAAATTCCGCGAGATTCCTCTTTGCCCTGGTGAATCATGGCATCCAGATGTTCTGAAACTATCTATACATCATCCTGATGAG GGGGACTTAGGGTGTTTGTACCTTGATTTGAAATCACGAAAGGGAAAGCATCCTATTTGTGCACATTTTGCTATCAAAGGGGGTCGAAAAATCTCTGATACAGACTACCAGATACCG GTAGTAGCCCTAGTTTGCAATTTCTCGGGCTCTAATTTCCAGTCAGTGAGGCTTCACCATTCTGATGTAGAAACTCTATTTCATGAGTTTGGACATGCGCTTCACTCGTTGCTTTCAAGAACG GATTACCAACATTTTTCAGGGACCAGGGTGGCGCTTGATTTTGCTGAAACGCCTTCAAATATCCTCGA GTACTATGCATGGGACTATCGGTTCTTGAGGACATTTTCCAAGCATTATTCAACCGGTGATCCAATACCAGAAAACATGGTAAAATCACTACTCGGAGCTAAAAATATGTTTGCTGCGACCGAGCTGCAACGCCAG GTCTTCTATGCATTGGTTGATCAAGAACTTCATACTCAGCTGCCATCCTCACCTAAAGACTCAATATCTGTAGTAGCTGATTTAAAAAGAGAGCATATGAGTTGGGGGTATGTGGAAGGGACATGTTGGCATACCCGATTCAGTCATCTTGTTAGCTATGGTGCAG GCTACTACAGCTACTTGTTTGCGAAATGCTTCGCTGCCACCATCTGGCAAAAAGTATTACACGAAGACCCGCTGTCGCCAGATGCAGGGTCTGCCCTTCGTTTTAAATTATTGCAGCATGGTGGAGCAAAAGACCCGGCCATCATATTGAACGATCTTGTTGGAGAGAGTAGTGCGATAAGGAATCAGAATGGAGGACTCATCCCGGACATTACTAGCCTGGCTGAGGAGCTCACACTATTCAACTAG